The following proteins come from a genomic window of Lolium rigidum isolate FL_2022 chromosome 5, APGP_CSIRO_Lrig_0.1, whole genome shotgun sequence:
- the LOC124658429 gene encoding pumilio homolog 1-like gives MLLGDSAKVKHPGQVCHSEIIVPDSSAGSGPRFSVAPVYTSATSTFPEPVEIEEACNRALVDPDQEVGYRLWHQSFEDLKNQYALHVEVAYPGRLPPDTKDPGHGTIAGFSQTQHSSGRPGNIHNSGHVPNNRNFEFHYLLDQINNPLNHSMQLIHIKGHVPSLSVDPAGSRFIQKMLDTATTGEITMLYKEIVPRVCTLAKDAFGNYVIQELLEHGPPIYIRKLIGHLFGQMLGLSLDVYGCRVIQKVFEISDIDQQIEMAKELGSNLLKCSCDQHANHVVQKCIECVPAQCNRFLYRSLCGKVKMLSSHPYGCRVVQKVLGFCKDLQILCALVKEIVECANELSVDPFGNYVVQYIVEHGGPHTRGAILRKFAGRIVHMSCQKHSSNVIEKCLIHGSRHARQRIINETLYAVGAGNADHLLGMMIDQYANYVVQRMISVADKWQFKVIIDVVRRNVGELVTYTQGRHVIKQAEKLVNARARLHRSLV, from the exons ATGCTACTGGGAGATAGTGCTAAGGTGAAACATCCAGGTCAAGTTTGCCATAGTGAAATCATTGTGCCTGACTCTAGTGCTGGCTCAGGTCCACGGTTTTCAGTTGCTCCAGTGTACACTTCTGCTACTTCGACTTTTCCTGAACCAGTGGAAATAGAGGAGGCATGCAATCGTGCATTGGTTGACCCAGACCAAGAAGTTGGCTACCGACTCTGGCATCAGTCGTTTGAGGATCTTAAGAATCAGTATGCTCTTCATGTTGAGGTGGCATATCCTGGGAGACTTCCACCAGATACAAAGGATCCTGGACATGGAACGATTGCTGGTTTTTCTCAAACCCAACATTCTAGTGGCAGACCGGGCAATATCCACAACTCTGGCCATGTACCGAACAACAGAAACTTTGAGTTCCATTACCTTCTTGACCAGATAAACAATCCACTGAACCATTCAATGCAGCTCATTCATATCAAGGGTCATGTACCTTCTCTCAG TGTTGATCCAGCTGGGAGCCGCTTTATTCAAAAGATGCTCGACACAGCAACTACTGGAGAAATAACTATGCTGTATAAAGAAATTGTGCCTCGCGTTTGCACACTGGCAAAAGACGCCTTTGGCAACTATGTCATCCAGGAG CTTCTTGAGCATGGACCGCCAATTTACATTAGGAAACTGATTGGTCATCTATTCGGGCAGATGTTAGGCCTAAGCCTTGACGTCTATGGTTGTCGAGTGATCCAGAAG GTTTTTGAAATAAGCGACATTGATCAGCAGATAGAGATGGCCAAGGAGCTTGGTAGCAACCTGTTGAAATGTTCATGTGACCAACATGCAAACCACGTTGTTCAGAAATGCATAGAGTGTGTGCCAGCACAGTGTAACCGATTCCTCTATAGAAGCTTATGTGGGAAGGTCAAAATGTTGTCTTCCCATCCTTACGGATGCCGTGTTGTTCAG AAAGTGCTGGGGTTCTGCAAGGATCTACAGATCCTTTGTGCTTTAGTCAAGGAAATTGTCGAATGTGCCAACGAGCTGTCGGTTGACCCGTTTGGAAACTACGTTGTGCAG TACATTGTGGAGCATGGAGGGCCCCACACCCGGGGAGCCATTCTGCGGAAGTTTGCAGGGCGGATTGTGCACATGAGCTGCCAGAAGCACTCTTCCAATGTCATTGAGAAGTGCCTAATCCACGGCAGCCGCCACGCTCGCCAGCGGATCATAAATGAGACCCTCTATGCAGTGGGTGCTGGGAATGCTGATCATCTCCTG GGTATGATGATCGACCAGTATGCCAACTATGTGGTGCAGAGGATGATCAGCGTGGCGGACAAGTGGCAGTTCAAGGTGATCATAGACGTGGTGCGGCGCAATGTGGGCGAGCTGGTGACATACACCCAGGGGAGGCACGTGATCAAGCAGGCCGAGAAGCTCGTCAATGCTAGGGCGAGGCTCCATCGCTCTCTGGTGTGA